Genomic window (Candidatus Methylomirabilota bacterium):
CGTGCTGAGCGATCCCTCCGCGCGGGGCGTCTACGATCGCCACGGGGGTCAAGGCCGTTCACGGCCGGAGAGGGCCAATCCGAAGTCTGCTTTCGGAGGCCGCCGGGGCGACGATGCCCACGTCGCCGTGGAGCTGTCGTTCGTCCAGGCGGCCTCCGGGGCCTCCGCCGATGTCACCGTCGAGCGCCTCGGGTCGTGTGAGACGTGTGACGGCACGGGCGGCCGCCCCCATGCCCCCACCTCGCGCTGCGAGCACTGCGCGGGCGCCGGCACGGTCTGGCGACGCGAAGGAACGCTGACGGCGGACCGCTGTCCCGCCTGCGGCGGCACCGGCGAGCGGGTCAGCGAGCCGTGCCCCGATTGCCGCGGCCGCGGGCTGCGCCCGGAGCGGACGACGGTGCCGGTGGCCATCCCCGCCGGGGTGGACTCCGGCGCTCAGATTCGCGTGGCGGGAGAAGGTGATGCCGGACCAGGGGGAGGGCCGAGGGGCGACCTGATCGTCATAGCCCGAGTGCACGAGGACCCTGCCTTCACGCGCAAGGGCGACAACCTCCACGTGGAGACGCACGTCACCGTCGCCGAGGCCGTCCTGGGCGCGCGGGTGCCCGTACGGACTCTCGAGGGCACGGCGGAGCTGGTGGTGCCGCCGGGTACCCAGAGCGGCCAAGTCCTGAGACTGCGCGGGCGCGGGCTGCCGCGGCTCACCAGTCCTGGCCGCGGCGATCTCTTCGTCACCGTGCGCGTCGAGATTCCGCGCGGCATCGACGCGCGGACCCAGGAGCTCTTTCGCGAGCTCGGCCGGCTGCTCCCGCGACAGGGAGTGGGGTCGTGACAGACAAGGGCAAGCCCCTCTACATGATCGGTGTGGTCGCCGACATGCTGAAGCTTCATCCCCAGACCCTGCGCATGTACGAAAAGAAGGGGTTGATCAGGCCTTCGCGCACGGAAGGGCGGACCCGGATGTACTCGGCCGGCGACGTCGACGAGATCGCCCGGGTCATCCGGCTCGCTCGGGACCTCGGGGTGAATCTGGCGGGCATCGAGATCATCCTAAAGATGAGACGGCGGATGCTCGATATGCAGACTCAGATCGAGGACCTGACGAGCTACGTGCAGGGAGAGATGGGGGAGATGCGCGATCCAGCCGTCCGCGGCCGCAGCGAGGCCCTGGTGCGGGCCGCCTCGACCCAGCTGAAGCCCGTGGACCTCTTCTGAGCGGGCGGAAAGGACGCATGCGATGACGGACAAGATGAAGACAGACGGCGGGCCGGCGGACATGGCCGTGCCGGAGATCGTTTCGATCCTGCCCCTGCGCGATCTGGTGGTGTTCCCGCACGCCGTCCTGCCCCTGGCCGCCGGGCGCGAGTCCTCCCTTCGCTTGATCGAGGACGCGGTTCGCGCGGGCCGACCCATCGGCACCTTCGGTCAGCTCGACGCGACCATGGACGCGCCGACGGAGAACGACCTGCACAGGATCGGCACCTTCACGGCCATCCACAAGGTGATCAAGCAGCCCGATGGGCCTGTTCGGCTGGCCGTGCAGGGGCTGTCGCGCATCCGCCTGATCGAAGTGGTCCAGACCCACCCCTTCATGAAGGCGCGGGTGGAAGAGGTGGTCGAGACCATGCCGCCCGCCGGTGACCTCGAGAGCGAAGCCCTGGTGCGCACGGCCACGACCGTGTTCCGCAAGATCGTGGAGCTCTCGCCGCATCTGCCCGACGAGCTGGCCGAGGCCATCGCCAACGTCACGCACGCGGGGCGGGTCGCCGACGCCATCGCGGCGTCGCTGCCCTCGCTGACTCCCCAGGCCAAGCAGGAGCTGCTGGCCACGGCCGACGTCAAGGCACGCCTCCAGCGGCTCGTCGCCCTCCTGACCAAGGAGGCCGAGGTGCTCGAGCTCGGCTCGCGCATCCAGTCCCAGGTCGAATCCGAGGTCGGCAAGGGCCAGCGGGACTACTACCTCCGGGAGCAGCTCAAGGCCATCCAGAAGGAGCTCGGCCAGAGCGACGATCGCACCCAGGAGATCGACGAGCTGCGCGGCAAGATCGAGGCGGCCGGCATGACCGAGGAAGCGAAGAAGGAGGCTCTGCGCGAGCTCGACCGCCTCGCCAAGATGCCGCCCGCCGCCGCCGAGTACACGGTGGCGCGGACCTACCTCGAATGGCTGGTGGCGCTGCCGTGGAGCAAGGAGACGGAGGACACGCTCGACCTGGTGCAGGCACGGACCGTCCTCGACGACGACCACTCGGGGCTCGAGAAGGTGAAGGAGCGCATTCTCGAGTATCTCGCCGTCAAGAGCATGCGCCCGGTCGGTCGGGACCCCATCCTCTGCTTCGTGGGTCCTCCCGGCGTGGGCAAGACCTCGCTGGGGCGTTCCATCGCGCGGGCCCTGGGACGGAAATTCCACCGGATCTCGCTCGGCGGCATGCGGGATGAGGCGGAGATCCGCGGGCATCGCCGCACCTATATCGGGGCGCTCCCCGGGCAGATCATCCAGGGGTTGCGCCGCGCCGAGTCCAAGAATCCCGTCCTGATGCTCGACGAGATCGACAAGCTCGGGATGGACTTCCGGGGTGATCCCGCCTCGGCGTTGCTCGAGGTGCTCGATCCGGAGCAGAACGTCGCCTTCCGGGACCACTACGTGGACGTGGCGTTCGATCTCTCGCGCGTGCTCTTCATCACCACGGCCAACATGCTCGACACGGTGCCCCCGGCCCTCCGGGACCGGATGGAGATCATCGAGCTGCCGGGTTACACGGAGGAGGAGAAGGTCCAGATCGCGCGCAAGCATCTCGTGCCCAAGCAGGTCCGCGACCATGGACTGACGACCACGGGGGGATCGACGACCAGCGAGGGAGCGACCACGGGCGGCGAGGCCGCGCAGATCCGCTTCACGGACGCCGCCCTCACCAACCTGATCCGCCACTATACGCGCGAGGCGGGGCTGCGGAATCTCGAGCGCGAGATCGCCACCATCACGCGCAAGATCGCCAAGCGCCGGGTCGAGGGCC
Coding sequences:
- a CDS encoding MerR family transcriptional regulator produces the protein MTDKGKPLYMIGVVADMLKLHPQTLRMYEKKGLIRPSRTEGRTRMYSAGDVDEIARVIRLARDLGVNLAGIEIILKMRRRMLDMQTQIEDLTSYVQGEMGEMRDPAVRGRSEALVRAASTQLKPVDLF
- the lon gene encoding endopeptidase La — protein: MTDKMKTDGGPADMAVPEIVSILPLRDLVVFPHAVLPLAAGRESSLRLIEDAVRAGRPIGTFGQLDATMDAPTENDLHRIGTFTAIHKVIKQPDGPVRLAVQGLSRIRLIEVVQTHPFMKARVEEVVETMPPAGDLESEALVRTATTVFRKIVELSPHLPDELAEAIANVTHAGRVADAIAASLPSLTPQAKQELLATADVKARLQRLVALLTKEAEVLELGSRIQSQVESEVGKGQRDYYLREQLKAIQKELGQSDDRTQEIDELRGKIEAAGMTEEAKKEALRELDRLAKMPPAAAEYTVARTYLEWLVALPWSKETEDTLDLVQARTVLDDDHSGLEKVKERILEYLAVKSMRPVGRDPILCFVGPPGVGKTSLGRSIARALGRKFHRISLGGMRDEAEIRGHRRTYIGALPGQIIQGLRRAESKNPVLMLDEIDKLGMDFRGDPASALLEVLDPEQNVAFRDHYVDVAFDLSRVLFITTANMLDTVPPALRDRMEIIELPGYTEEEKVQIARKHLVPKQVRDHGLTTTGGSTTSEGATTGGEAAQIRFTDAALTNLIRHYTREAGLRNLEREIATITRKIAKRRVEGHVELVEVTPDLVGELLGAPRFLVEELEERTRIPGVTVGLAWTPAGGDILFIEATRMKGSKTLTLTGQLGDVMKESAQAALSWVRSHATELGIRSDFWETSDIHVHIPAGAIPKDGPSAGVTMVTALASLMSSRPVKPRLAMTGEVTLSGRVLAVGGIKEKVLAARRAGVTTVILPRRNEKNLLEDVPKHLRESMTFHLVDSVEEALDLALEDALPRSGRMKDALVPSRN
- a CDS encoding DnaJ C-terminal domain-containing protein, giving the protein MSRDYYAVLEIGVGATPAQVKRAYQRLARRYSPDINFWDRDTQALFEEIVEAYRVLSDPSARGVYDRHGGQGRSRPERANPKSAFGGRRGDDAHVAVELSFVQAASGASADVTVERLGSCETCDGTGGRPHAPTSRCEHCAGAGTVWRREGTLTADRCPACGGTGERVSEPCPDCRGRGLRPERTTVPVAIPAGVDSGAQIRVAGEGDAGPGGGPRGDLIVIARVHEDPAFTRKGDNLHVETHVTVAEAVLGARVPVRTLEGTAELVVPPGTQSGQVLRLRGRGLPRLTSPGRGDLFVTVRVEIPRGIDARTQELFRELGRLLPRQGVGS